The following proteins are encoded in a genomic region of Synechococcus sp. ROS8604:
- a CDS encoding transglycosylase SLT domain-containing protein, protein MRPGMWSRMNILKGSNNNMANVRNYIAAGNTAVRKNLKARQALADNKPDYGALGEEAIKAERDERIGVIMANAKANNASMDASTQIKGAEIAKDRDKSIAASKRSARKAGLLAGGALILGLANKERLKKDEPDLYQEMLQQQLLGRNQSITDLRTEIDEMRTDLENSTPSSIPTSDSTIPLSPESPGTTPISSAQSLAAGQGISNGGGSRYSVDQMQQLLVDRGMDPGTARQLAAVGMGESGGNPTIDTVQSGLDPNRSNEFSVGLFQINSQSHGDKLRRRGYTVDDLRDPGKNADIAIDVYNEAGGLTPWSVYNSGDYRQYMKL, encoded by the coding sequence TTGCGCCCAGGAATGTGGAGTAGAATGAATATATTAAAAGGTTCTAACAATAATATGGCCAACGTTAGAAACTATATTGCTGCAGGAAATACAGCTGTCAGAAAAAACCTTAAAGCACGTCAAGCCTTAGCAGATAATAAGCCTGACTATGGAGCACTTGGTGAGGAAGCAATTAAGGCTGAGCGTGACGAACGGATTGGAGTCATCATGGCAAATGCCAAAGCCAACAACGCATCAATGGATGCTTCCACTCAAATTAAAGGCGCAGAGATTGCCAAGGACAGAGATAAATCAATCGCTGCCTCGAAACGTAGTGCACGTAAGGCTGGACTCCTGGCTGGAGGAGCGCTGATACTGGGGCTCGCAAATAAAGAACGTTTGAAAAAAGATGAGCCAGACCTCTATCAAGAGATGCTCCAGCAACAGCTCTTGGGTAGGAACCAAAGCATTACGGACCTACGTACAGAGATAGATGAGATGAGAACAGACCTGGAGAACTCCACACCGAGCTCAATCCCAACCAGTGATTCCACTATTCCACTTTCACCCGAGTCTCCTGGCACGACACCTATCTCCAGTGCACAGTCACTTGCTGCAGGTCAGGGCATCAGCAATGGAGGAGGCAGTCGTTACTCCGTCGATCAGATGCAGCAACTGCTCGTTGATAGAGGCATGGATCCTGGGACCGCACGACAACTGGCTGCAGTAGGTATGGGCGAATCAGGTGGTAACCCAACAATCGATACTGTTCAATCAGGACTTGACCCGAATAGATCAAACGAATTCAGCGTAGGCCTGTTTCAAATAAATTCTCAAAGTCATGGCGACAAACTAAGGCGTAGGGGTTACACCGTTGATGACCTGCGCGACCCAGGCAAGAACGCTGACATTGCTATCGATGTGTACAACGAAGCCGGTGGCCTAACGCCCTGGTCTGTGTATAACAGCGGTGACTACCGGCAATACATGAAGCTCTAA
- a CDS encoding tyrosine-type recombinase/integrase gives MPKKNALLKYLKLDRLGRLTYERKIPARLREFLGNRASIRRSLGVDGTDCSDTDVLTAYARVHGQVQEVINAAEAQHQQKSTAIQAQPQTFALSPRDVAGIAANPLLEMRNALADGRISSSIQAELQQIVPTFLAQVAWAQMTGDVSQIQKALAQISQPLLDQLGISPNETDITAITQRLLAYAADARADVEKLQDGDWSSPTLAAKAPPIPKRRLTWEQLIEGWRRSVGGTLEVDGYGVSERRVVLYRLAIKDFVAHISDAPPEDITIADVQRYVKWLQTDSGNAPRTQAGKLICLKNLVQIAVNNREIASNPFDGFKIVVPAGAADLKGYRPFTKPELVTIFTAVKQESREHNRLLPYILLLTGCRLAEAVQLRTKDIQQTEKGTWFINWEHEAIGTYPMLLKTKDSNNRKMPIHQKLIDTGLLDIDRRGEGRLFKDISQNTNTFSTHFTELLKRLDIWEKKKKVTHSFRNNAKDMWREVDIPLDVRNAFTGHAAVGVGERSYGVGLGQMPDKLNEYLQRIDISWLP, from the coding sequence TTGCCCAAGAAGAACGCGCTACTTAAGTACCTGAAGCTTGATCGGCTGGGCAGGCTTACGTATGAGCGGAAAATCCCTGCGCGATTGCGTGAATTCCTAGGAAATCGGGCCAGTATTCGTAGGTCATTGGGTGTTGACGGTACAGATTGCAGTGATACTGATGTACTAACGGCGTATGCACGGGTGCATGGCCAGGTGCAGGAGGTAATCAACGCAGCTGAAGCGCAACACCAGCAGAAATCCACAGCAATCCAGGCACAACCGCAGACATTTGCCCTGTCACCACGTGATGTCGCAGGAATTGCAGCTAATCCACTGCTTGAAATGCGTAATGCCCTGGCAGATGGGCGCATATCCAGCTCGATCCAGGCAGAACTGCAGCAAATCGTGCCGACATTCCTAGCTCAGGTGGCATGGGCGCAGATGACTGGTGATGTCAGCCAGATACAGAAAGCATTGGCGCAGATATCGCAGCCATTGCTGGATCAGTTGGGGATATCCCCGAATGAAACGGATATCACTGCGATCACCCAGCGATTGCTGGCATATGCAGCGGATGCACGGGCAGATGTGGAGAAATTGCAGGACGGAGACTGGAGTTCGCCAACACTTGCAGCGAAAGCTCCACCGATTCCCAAGAGGCGACTGACATGGGAGCAGTTGATAGAAGGATGGCGGCGATCAGTAGGAGGCACACTTGAGGTAGATGGATATGGCGTTTCAGAAAGGCGTGTTGTCTTATATCGACTAGCAATCAAGGATTTTGTTGCTCATATCAGTGATGCTCCACCTGAAGACATCACGATCGCAGATGTACAGCGGTATGTGAAATGGTTACAGACAGATAGTGGCAATGCACCACGAACACAGGCAGGCAAACTGATATGTCTAAAGAACTTGGTGCAGATCGCAGTTAATAACAGAGAGATAGCAAGTAATCCCTTTGATGGCTTCAAGATTGTGGTGCCAGCAGGGGCAGCAGATCTCAAGGGATACAGACCATTCACTAAGCCAGAGCTGGTCACCATCTTCACTGCTGTCAAGCAAGAAAGTCGTGAGCACAATCGATTGCTTCCTTACATCTTGCTGCTGACTGGTTGTCGACTAGCTGAAGCAGTACAGCTGCGTACGAAAGACATACAACAGACAGAGAAGGGGACGTGGTTTATTAATTGGGAACATGAAGCTATAGGCACTTATCCGATGCTGCTGAAAACTAAAGACAGCAACAATCGTAAGATGCCAATACATCAAAAGCTGATCGATACAGGATTGTTAGATATAGATAGAAGAGGTGAGGGCAGGTTGTTTAAAGACATAAGCCAGAACACCAACACGTTCTCGACACACTTTACGGAATTACTTAAGCGGTTGGATATCTGGGAGAAAAAGAAAAAAGTTACTCACTCGTTTCGTAACAATGCCAAGGACATGTGGAGAGAGGTAGACATCCCATTAGATGTACGTAATGCTTTCACTGGTCACGCTGCTGTAGGTGTAGGTGAGCGAAGCTATGGCGTTGGCTTAGGTCAGATGCCTGACAAGTTGAACGAGTATCTACAGCGCATTGACATTAGCTGGTTACCTTAA
- a CDS encoding pitrilysin family protein, whose protein sequence is MSTTDLVLDPVQTPGVLAAKLWIGRGSAADPIGQRGAHQLLASVLTRGCGSLDAMQMADLVEGCGAGLRCDTNEDGLLISMKCRDLDSSQLLPLLDSMVHEPHLQADQVNLERELSLQALQRQREDPFHVAFDGWRHLAYGEGPYGHDPLGVAEELEQLNAESLRPIATSLSAEGAILALSGSIPAGLLDQLQADGICPQSKSMESDLAAQDSLDQAPLRAKQTVHLHHQSTEQVVLMLGQPTLPHGHPDDLALRLLQTHLGTGMSSLLFRRLREDHGVAYDVGVHHPARAKASPFVLHASTAVDKALTSLDLLMMSWKELMEHTLVSADLNLARAKFRGQLAHASQTTGQRAERRAQLRGLGLPDNHDHRCMEAMETLDGTALRLAASRHLSDPLLSLCGPQAAIESLADRWQQAMGKR, encoded by the coding sequence GTGAGCACAACCGATTTGGTTTTGGATCCGGTTCAGACACCAGGTGTGTTGGCTGCCAAATTGTGGATCGGACGCGGAAGCGCTGCTGATCCAATCGGCCAGAGGGGGGCGCATCAGCTGTTGGCATCCGTCCTGACTCGCGGCTGTGGCTCCCTCGATGCCATGCAAATGGCCGATCTCGTGGAGGGTTGTGGCGCAGGTCTGCGCTGCGACACCAACGAAGATGGCTTGCTGATCAGCATGAAATGCCGGGATCTCGATAGCTCCCAATTGCTTCCCCTCTTGGACTCGATGGTTCATGAACCCCATCTGCAAGCCGATCAGGTGAATCTGGAGCGGGAGTTGAGCCTTCAGGCGTTGCAGCGTCAGAGAGAAGACCCTTTCCATGTGGCCTTTGATGGCTGGCGGCATCTGGCCTATGGCGAGGGCCCCTATGGACATGACCCCCTGGGCGTTGCGGAGGAGTTGGAGCAACTGAATGCTGAGTCGCTAAGGCCGATTGCTACATCGCTCAGCGCCGAGGGAGCGATTTTGGCCTTGTCGGGTTCGATTCCAGCTGGATTGTTGGATCAACTTCAAGCGGATGGAATTTGCCCTCAATCCAAATCAATGGAATCGGATCTGGCCGCTCAAGATTCCCTTGATCAAGCACCCCTGCGTGCGAAACAAACCGTTCACCTCCACCATCAGTCAACCGAACAGGTTGTGCTGATGCTGGGTCAGCCAACGCTTCCTCACGGACATCCAGATGACCTTGCCCTGCGCTTGTTGCAAACCCATCTGGGTACTGGCATGTCGAGTCTGTTGTTTCGCCGGCTTCGCGAAGACCATGGCGTGGCCTACGACGTAGGAGTTCACCATCCAGCAAGGGCCAAGGCCTCACCATTTGTTCTGCATGCATCCACTGCTGTTGATAAGGCCTTAACCAGCTTGGATTTGCTGATGATGAGTTGGAAGGAACTGATGGAACACACGCTTGTCAGCGCGGACCTCAATCTGGCGCGTGCCAAATTTCGTGGTCAGTTGGCCCATGCCTCGCAAACAACAGGTCAGAGAGCCGAACGGCGAGCCCAGCTCAGAGGCCTTGGTTTGCCCGATAACCATGACCATCGCTGTATGGAGGCTATGGAGACGCTCGATGGCACTGCACTGCGCTTGGCGGCTTCTCGTCACCTGTCTGATCCCCTACTCAGCCTCTGTGGACCACAAGCGGCCATCGAATCACTGGCTGATCGATGGCAACAAGCGATGGGCAAGCGTTAA
- a CDS encoding pitrilysin family protein, giving the protein MPDADLTCLDFWCRAGSTWEDQGEEGLAHFLEHMVFKGSATLQAGEFDRRIEALGGSSNAATGFDDVHFHVLVPSSCAQNALDLLLDLVLNPALREDAYGMERDVVLEEIAQYRDQPDEQVFQTLLSQGFGQHPYGRPILGWEKSLIDSTPEGMRQFHSRRYRGPNCCLAISGAVTASLLEQIHSSRLSELQDDLDQGDERASASRSLAFQSGRQSTRFPRLEAARLLMAWPMAAANDQDSVMGADLATTLLTEGRRSRLVQRLREDLQIVESIDMDVTVMEQGSVVMLEACCPEDQIDRVEAVIEEELKRASLEAIASEELHRAQQLVGNGLRFSLEAPGSVAAIAGSQSLWGRTQTLLSPLSYMQTWTVERLQQSLLPLLQPDQAFTLLALPEDSE; this is encoded by the coding sequence ATGCCAGACGCAGACCTCACCTGTCTCGACTTTTGGTGTCGAGCCGGAAGTACCTGGGAAGACCAAGGGGAAGAGGGCCTTGCCCACTTTTTAGAACACATGGTGTTTAAGGGCAGTGCAACGTTGCAGGCCGGCGAATTTGATCGTCGGATTGAGGCCCTTGGTGGCAGCAGCAATGCGGCTACGGGTTTTGATGATGTGCACTTCCACGTTTTGGTGCCTTCCAGCTGCGCTCAGAACGCCCTCGACCTGTTGCTTGACCTTGTGCTGAATCCTGCCCTGAGAGAGGACGCTTACGGCATGGAGAGGGATGTGGTGCTTGAAGAGATTGCTCAGTACCGAGATCAACCCGACGAGCAGGTGTTCCAAACCTTGTTGTCTCAAGGCTTTGGACAGCATCCCTACGGCCGTCCCATTCTTGGTTGGGAGAAGAGTTTGATCGATAGCACTCCAGAGGGAATGCGCCAATTTCACAGCAGGAGGTATCGCGGCCCCAACTGTTGTTTGGCCATCAGTGGCGCTGTGACAGCGAGTTTGTTGGAGCAGATCCACTCGAGTCGCCTCTCTGAGCTTCAAGACGATCTTGACCAGGGGGACGAACGTGCATCCGCCTCTCGTTCGCTTGCGTTTCAAAGCGGACGACAAAGCACCCGATTCCCTCGCCTGGAAGCAGCACGGTTGCTGATGGCATGGCCGATGGCGGCAGCCAACGATCAAGACAGCGTAATGGGCGCAGACCTTGCCACGACTCTTCTAACCGAGGGAAGGCGGAGTCGATTGGTGCAACGGTTAAGGGAAGATCTCCAAATCGTGGAATCCATTGATATGGACGTCACGGTGATGGAACAGGGAAGTGTGGTGATGTTGGAAGCCTGTTGCCCCGAGGACCAGATCGATCGGGTTGAAGCCGTGATCGAGGAGGAATTGAAACGGGCTTCGCTGGAAGCCATCGCTAGTGAGGAGCTGCATCGGGCACAGCAATTGGTGGGAAATGGCCTGCGCTTCAGCTTGGAAGCGCCTGGATCCGTTGCTGCCATTGCTGGATCCCAATCCCTTTGGGGGCGAACCCAAACGTTGTTGTCTCCGCTCAGCTACATGCAGACCTGGACGGTTGAACGCTTGCAACAGTCCTTGCTACCGCTTTTGCAACCTGATCAAGCCTTCACTCTGTTGGCCTTACCGGAGGACTCGGAGTGA